The genomic window ATAGATCGCTACGAGCGTCTTCGCGGCCTGATCGATCTGAGCACGCTGGCCGTTCCACACCGCCGGATACTGGGATCGATAGAAACCCTCGAGTCCGGCAGTGATCTTCGTCGCCGCATCTATCTGGGATGCATAGCTAGTTTTGAGAAGAGCAAGTCCCTGCTTATGCACGAAGGGCAAAGACGAATTTGGGATTCCCTCCGCCATGTCCTTGTTCAGCGCCTCTTCTGGCGTGTCAAAGGAATGAGCTGCTCGATTATGACAGTCGATGCAGTCCATTGTGTGCCATTGCCCCTTAGCTGGGCCTTTAGCGTCGGAAGACAGAAATTCCGTGATTGAACCATTGGCGTCTATTTTGCGGACCCACGGAATGGTCTGGTTATTTGAGTCAGCGGAGATATATTCGATGTGACCGAGGTGAGCTCCGTGAATTCCGCTGAGCTGACCGAACTGATTGCGCCCGCCCACATGCAATAGAACGATGGATTTTGTCACGGAGTTCTTCTCATCGTCGCCATAAGATGTCTCCACTAGGAGCTTGTCGCCAATATAGGCATTTGCATTGTGGCAATTCAGGCAGGTTGTTTGAGCAGGGGGCAGCTTATTGTCTGCCATGATCGGCCGAGGATAATCGTTCGCCATCACCATCAGAAGTTGTTTCGTTCCGTTGACCTTGGCGTGTACAAACCCCCGAATGCCTGCAGCGATATGGCATTCGGTGCAGGCGACGCCCGCATGAGAGGAAACCGGATAGGCGGCCCACTCCGGGGCCATCACGTGACATGCCTGGCCGCAGAAGTTCGGCGTATCCATGTAGGCAACGCCTCGATACGTCGCGGTGCCCACGATGACAAAATTGATGAAAGTGGCGATGACGACAAAGTCGATTCCATGCCGAAACACAGGATCGCGAAAATCAATCTCGGGAAAGATTGAAGGCACGTTCCCCGCCGCCTTCAGGCGGCTTCTCCTCCAGAGGATGCCGATGGGGATGAGAACCAGACCCAGGATGAAGAGCCCGGGCAGGATCAGGTCGAAGATGATACCCAAATAGGGATTATTGGAGCCGCCATGCCCAAAGAAGTCGACGACCCAGAAGCCGATCAGGATGAGGGCGGAGGCTGTGGTGAGCGCTCCGCCGATCAGGCTTACCCAATTGTTCCCATAGAAGAAAAACGGCCGCAGCCAATTCTTCCTGAATTGCTCGAGGTTAGCCATTGATTCCTCTATTGCTTCTGGAGTTTGCGGATGTAGGCAATCACATCCTTAATCTGGGCGTCGGTAAGCTTGCCCGAGTATGCCGGCATCTTTCCTTTTCCATTTTTCGTAGCGGCAATCAGATCGGCGTCAGAAGCCTTGATGAGATCCGGTGAATTGAAAGGCTGAGCCTTCATCGCCTTTCCAGCGGGAGTATTGCCGGAACCGTCCGTCCCATGGCACATCGCGCACTTCGCTTTGTAGGTATCCGGCCCCGAGGTTTGCGCAGTTGCTGTTGCAACTGCAGCCACCGCCGCGAGCACCATAGCAGCTAGTCTGATTGGGTTCATCATTA from Pseudacidobacterium ailaaui includes these protein-coding regions:
- a CDS encoding c-type cytochrome — translated: MMNPIRLAAMVLAAVAAVATATAQTSGPDTYKAKCAMCHGTDGSGNTPAGKAMKAQPFNSPDLIKASDADLIAATKNGKGKMPAYSGKLTDAQIKDVIAYIRKLQKQ
- a CDS encoding NapC/NirT family cytochrome c; the protein is MANLEQFRKNWLRPFFFYGNNWVSLIGGALTTASALILIGFWVVDFFGHGGSNNPYLGIIFDLILPGLFILGLVLIPIGILWRRSRLKAAGNVPSIFPEIDFRDPVFRHGIDFVVIATFINFVIVGTATYRGVAYMDTPNFCGQACHVMAPEWAAYPVSSHAGVACTECHIAAGIRGFVHAKVNGTKQLLMVMANDYPRPIMADNKLPPAQTTCLNCHNANAYIGDKLLVETSYGDDEKNSVTKSIVLLHVGGRNQFGQLSGIHGAHLGHIEYISADSNNQTIPWVRKIDANGSITEFLSSDAKGPAKGQWHTMDCIDCHNRAAHSFDTPEEALNKDMAEGIPNSSLPFVHKQGLALLKTSYASQIDAATKITAGLEGFYRSQYPAVWNGQRAQIDQAAKTLVAIYGRNVFPFMKVTWGTHPNNIGHNAYPGCFRCHDGSHNAKSGKSITNDCSVCHNLVAVDETNPKQLAALGIQ